TGAAGCTGGAGGTACTCGAAGGCGGCACGGCGCTGTCCGAGGCGATGACGGCCCTGCCGTCGGCGGCTCGGGTGGCTTAAACGGGAACCAGGAAAACCATGGCGACCGGATTTACACCACTAGCTGGGACTTGACCAACCGATTTGCTGTCCACTCGGGAATTGAGGCAGCTCTTCCGGTCTTCCGTCTGAATTGGTGGGTCAATAAAAGTTGGGTATCCGACCAGCATACCCAGTCTTACAGGAGAAAAGCTGGATACCTCACTTGAATACCCAACCTTTCTAAGGTAGGGTGGGGTAAATGGCTAAGACAGCCAACCTTTCTTCGTGGGGGCAGCCATGCCAATTTTAGCTAAACGACGCTGGGAGCCGGACCTCTCATTTGCCAGGAATCGAGCAGATTCCAGAAGCTTCGATTACGAAGCCTACATTCCTGATCCAATCGCATCCTGGACGTTCGACCTGCCCTTCAACTTGGCGGAGGAACTGGTCGCTACCAGCACAGCAGTTACCGAACTCCAAGGCCTCTCCACTTTCACGGGCTTGGAGTCCCTGAGTAGGCAGTTGCTCCGCGTTGAAAGCATAGGTTCCTCACGTATCGAGGGGCTGATCCTATCCCAGCGCCGCCTGGCCAGAGCCATGCTGGATCCCGATGCCGAAACTGAAACGGCGCGAGCCGTAGCAGGCAACATCCATGCGATGGAGGCAGCGATACGTCTGGCATCCGATGGGCGCGAGATCCAAATCGATGACCTGCTGACCATTCATTCAAAACTGCTCGAAAGGACCCGAGACGCTGAAATAGCAGGGCGACTACGAGACAGGCAGAACTGGATAGGCGGCAGCGATTGGAGCCCACAGGACGCGGAATTCATTCCTCCACCCGAAACGGAAGTCGAGCGCCTGCTAGAGGATCTTTGCATCTTCTTGCAGCGTGACGACATTCCCCCGATCATCCAGGCGGCGATCGCCCATGCACAATTCGAGACCATCCATCCTTTCATCGACGGCAACGGGCGGGTAGGACGCGCCCTGATCCACATCGTCCTTCGGCACCGTGGGGTGACACCAGCAGTCGTACCGCCAATCAGCCTCGTGCTCGCAACCAATGCTCAACGCTACATCGAAGGGCTGACGGCCTATCGGTCAGGTAACTTCCTGGATTGGTGCCTATTCTTCACTCGCGCCCTCTTCTCAGCAACTGAACAAGCAAAACATCTCAATGAGCACCTTGCCGCCCTGCAAGATGAGTGGCGCCGTACACTCGGCCGTCCGCGTAGGCACTCTGCGGCCGAGCGGCTAATTCAAGCTTTGCCTGCCCAACCCGTGCTCGACTTCAGATCCGCAACCAGCCTCGTCGGAGGAAGCGAAGAAGCCGTAAGAAAAGCATTGAACGAACTGGAGGCGAATGGCGTATTAGCTTGCGTGACGGTAGGCAAAAAGAAAAACCGCATTTGGGAGGCTCGCGAACTACTGACGCTTGTTGACCACTTCGAGTGGCAGCTCGCCACGCCAACACGTTTAGGGGCTCCTCGACGGCCGTCACCACAAAGGCCAGAGGATCGGGGGTAAAAAGCGCCTGGATCGAAATCGCACAGGTCTATTTTTCTGCGAAACTCCTGCGAAACAACTCGCCAAATCTGACCCAATTTCGCAAGATCTCAGAAAACATCAATAAGGCCCAGGACCCTCTCGCAGAGCGCCTCTTGACACTTCAGCTCAACTCACCTAAACTGACCAAAAGTAGCCTTTCAGTCCGTCCCAAGGAGAATGTCGGGAGTTCGAGTCTCTCCGGGGGCGCAAAGCTCAAACTCAGGCCAGAAGCTGATTCTGGCCTGAGTTTCTTTTTGCCTTTTTTCGCCCGATCGGCCCTCTTGCTCAACTCCCGATCAACAACTCAGCCGAACGGCCCTCCACCATGCTCACGTTCACCGCTTGGCGGCCCTCCCTCCGTAGAGCAAGCCTTGCAGGCCGCTCGCCACTTCCCCCTGCAAGCCCGGAAGGACTTGAGAGTACGCGTCCAGACCATAGCAACTTCGCCCCCATTGCCTCGCATGCGAGGAGCCTTGAAAGCAGGGATGCAACCTTATTCAGGAGGTAATTCCCTACCAACCGCTAATGCGCGAAAGCCGCGAACAGAGGCACCAGAAAGAGGGGTAACAGCAAGGCGGGTAAGAAGCTCGCGATTGGCATCCTCTTGATGTCCAGCAGTTGAACCGCCAAGGCAAGCAAGATCAAGCCACCGGTCGCCGAAACCTCGGCCACCACCTGCGGGGTGAGAAACGGCTGGACCAGACCC
This genomic window from Pantanalinema sp. contains:
- a CDS encoding Fic family protein; this translates as MPILAKRRWEPDLSFARNRADSRSFDYEAYIPDPIASWTFDLPFNLAEELVATSTAVTELQGLSTFTGLESLSRQLLRVESIGSSRIEGLILSQRRLARAMLDPDAETETARAVAGNIHAMEAAIRLASDGREIQIDDLLTIHSKLLERTRDAEIAGRLRDRQNWIGGSDWSPQDAEFIPPPETEVERLLEDLCIFLQRDDIPPIIQAAIAHAQFETIHPFIDGNGRVGRALIHIVLRHRGVTPAVVPPISLVLATNAQRYIEGLTAYRSGNFLDWCLFFTRALFSATEQAKHLNEHLAALQDEWRRTLGRPRRHSAAERLIQALPAQPVLDFRSATSLVGGSEEAVRKALNELEANGVLACVTVGKKKNRIWEARELLTLVDHFEWQLATPTRLGAPRRPSPQRPEDRG